The Saccopteryx leptura isolate mSacLep1 chromosome 2, mSacLep1_pri_phased_curated, whole genome shotgun sequence genome has a window encoding:
- the TFF3 gene encoding trefoil factor 3, translating into MSSEWPGRQRLLVTMEARTLWLLAVVLALGSSSSSGQYVGLSDSQCAIPAKDRVDCGYPEVTAEQCNNRGCCFDSSIPEVPWCFKPLQETECTF; encoded by the exons ATGTCCTCTGAGTGGCCGGGTCGCCAGAGGTTGCTTGTTACCATGGAGGCCAGAACGCTGTGGCTCCTGGCTGTGGTCCTGGCCTTGGGGTCCTCCAGCTCATCAGGGCAGTACGTGGGCCTGT CGGATAGCCAGTGTGCCATCCCGGCCAAGGACAGGGTGGACTGTGGTTACCCCGAGGTCACAGCTGAGCAGTGCAACAACAGGGGCTGCTGCTTCGACTCGAGCATTCCTGAGGTGCCCTGGTGCTTCAAGCCTCTGCAGGAGACAG AATGTACCTTTTGA